The Micrococcales bacterium genome includes a region encoding these proteins:
- a CDS encoding rod shape-determining protein RodA, producing the protein MVYSTTWVRLIRDGDPGGYFAFRQILFVILGAVAAWVVYRLDRPALMALAVFGYAASVAGLLAVLTPLGTTINGTRAWLTLPGGFTLQPAEFAKVFVVLLAALWLSDRRGMRGLDDPPEPQAVVGVLAATGVVAGLLLLQPDLGSALVTGAAVLGVLFVAGVRGRLLVALLVAGALGAIGAYAVGVLDAYQVARFTAFLDPAADPQGVGYNVQQALIAIGTGGVQGQGLLAGAHTQGAFVPYQYTDFIFSAVGEELGMLGGLLVITGFLVLLLRGVSAAQRADRFGALVATGIVCWLAAQGFENLGMNVGLLPVTGVPLPFVSYGGSSVIAAWIGVGLLLRVSRH; encoded by the coding sequence ATGGTCTACTCCACCACCTGGGTGCGGCTGATCCGCGACGGCGATCCCGGTGGCTACTTCGCCTTCCGGCAGATCCTGTTCGTCATCCTTGGCGCCGTGGCGGCCTGGGTGGTCTACCGGCTGGACAGACCCGCGCTCATGGCATTGGCCGTGTTCGGGTACGCCGCCAGCGTCGCCGGACTCCTGGCGGTCCTCACACCGCTGGGCACGACCATCAACGGCACCCGGGCCTGGCTGACGCTGCCAGGGGGCTTCACCCTGCAGCCCGCGGAGTTCGCGAAGGTCTTCGTGGTGCTGCTCGCGGCCCTGTGGCTCTCGGACCGGCGGGGGATGCGCGGGTTGGACGACCCCCCCGAGCCGCAGGCCGTGGTCGGCGTCCTGGCGGCCACCGGGGTGGTGGCCGGCCTGTTGCTGCTGCAGCCCGATCTGGGGTCGGCCCTGGTGACCGGGGCCGCGGTGCTGGGTGTGCTCTTCGTGGCGGGCGTGCGGGGCCGACTCCTGGTGGCATTGCTGGTGGCAGGCGCCCTCGGGGCGATCGGCGCGTATGCCGTCGGTGTCCTCGACGCCTACCAGGTGGCCCGGTTCACGGCCTTCCTCGATCCGGCTGCGGACCCGCAGGGAGTCGGCTACAACGTCCAGCAGGCGCTCATCGCGATCGGCACCGGCGGCGTGCAGGGTCAGGGCCTGCTCGCCGGGGCGCACACCCAAGGTGCCTTCGTGCCCTACCAGTACACCGACTTCATCTTCTCGGCGGTCGGTGAGGAGCTCGGAATGCTCGGGGGGCTGCTGGTCATCACTGGGTTCCTGGTGCTGTTGCTGCGGGGGGTGTCCGCCGCGCAGCGCGCCGACCGCTTCGGAGCCCTGGTGGCCACCGGCATCGTCTGCTGGCTGGCCGCTCAGGGCTTCGAGAACCTCGGGATGAACGTCGGATTGCTGCCGGTCACCGGCGTGCCCCTGCCGTTCGTCTCCTATGGGGGTTCGAGCGTGATCGCCGCATGGATCGGGGTTGGCCTGCTCCTGCGGGTCTCGCGGCACTGA
- a CDS encoding disulfide bond formation protein DsbA: MTPVDFYFDPVCPWAWMTSRWMLEVEQVRDVEVNWQVMSLSVLNEGRDLPAEYRDLLDRAWGPVRVVIAAEQAHGPQIVGPLYTALGTAIHIDATSDYDLAIAKALADVGLPADLAAAAHTDRHDEALRASHHRGMAPVGQDVGTPVIHVPGPDGQMIGFFGPVVSPAPKGEVAGRLWDGVLAVAGTPGFFELKRSRDVEPIFD; encoded by the coding sequence ATGACCCCTGTGGATTTCTACTTCGACCCTGTCTGCCCGTGGGCCTGGATGACCTCCCGCTGGATGCTGGAGGTCGAGCAGGTGCGAGACGTCGAGGTGAACTGGCAGGTCATGTCCCTGTCGGTGCTCAACGAAGGCCGCGACCTGCCGGCGGAGTACCGCGACCTGCTCGACCGGGCCTGGGGCCCTGTGCGCGTCGTGATCGCGGCCGAGCAGGCTCACGGCCCGCAGATCGTCGGTCCCCTGTACACCGCACTGGGCACCGCGATCCACATCGACGCGACGAGCGACTACGACCTTGCCATCGCCAAGGCCCTGGCGGACGTGGGGCTTCCGGCTGACCTCGCCGCGGCGGCGCACACCGACCGCCACGATGAGGCGCTGCGAGCCTCCCACCACCGTGGCATGGCGCCGGTGGGCCAGGACGTCGGCACGCCGGTCATCCACGTGCCGGGACCCGACGGGCAGATGATCGGCTTCTTCGGACCAGTCGTCTCCCCGGCACCCAAGGGTGAGGTGGCCGGGCGGTTGTGGGACGGCGTTCTGGCGGTCGCCGGGACGCCGGGCTTCTTCGAACTCAAGCGCAGCCGGGACGTCGAGCCGATCTTCGACTGA
- a CDS encoding TIGR03960 family B12-binding radical SAM protein: MESVYPRLERILPLVRKPIQYVGGELNATLKPWDAVAVRWALMYPDAYEVGLPNQGLQILYEVLNERDDVLAERTYAVWPDMEALMREHAIPQFTVDSHRPVAAFDVLGVSFATELGYTNLLTALDLAGIPLHSADRTDEHPLVIAGGHAAFNPEPIADFIDVAVVGDGEQAVLAISDIIGDAKAAGRATRRELLDAIAAAGVAYVPSKYEVSYLPDGRIQRVTPADAATPWRVAKHTVTDLDEWPYPKAPLVPLAETVHERASVEIFRGCTRGCRFCQAGMITRPVRERSKATVADMVQTSLAATGFEEAGLLSLSSADHSEIGDIAKGLADLYEGTNTGLSLPSTRVDAFNIDLANELSRNGRRSGLTFAPEGGSERIRKVINKMVTEEDLIRTVAAAYAAGWRQVKLYFMCGLPTETDEDVLQIARMAKDVIRTGREVSGRKDIRCTVSIGGFVPKPHTPFQWAAQLGWQQTDARLALLREAIRSDRELGRAIGFRYHDGRPGIVEGLLARGDRRIGSVIEQVWRDGGRFDGWSEYFDFDRWMAAAQAVGIDVDWYTTRERDLTEVLPWDHIDSGLDKEWLWQDWQDALDEVEVEDCRWSPCFDCGVCDQMGTEIQVGPTERPILPIVGVS; the protein is encoded by the coding sequence GTGGAGTCCGTCTATCCCCGGCTGGAGAGAATCCTGCCGCTGGTTCGCAAGCCCATCCAGTACGTGGGCGGTGAGCTGAACGCAACCCTGAAGCCGTGGGATGCGGTAGCGGTGCGGTGGGCGCTGATGTACCCGGACGCCTACGAGGTCGGCCTGCCCAACCAGGGCCTGCAGATCCTGTACGAAGTCCTCAACGAGCGCGACGATGTGCTCGCCGAGCGGACCTACGCCGTCTGGCCGGACATGGAAGCGCTGATGCGCGAGCACGCGATCCCGCAGTTCACCGTCGACTCCCATCGGCCTGTGGCGGCCTTCGACGTGCTGGGGGTGTCCTTCGCCACGGAACTGGGCTACACGAACCTGCTGACCGCGCTGGACCTCGCGGGCATCCCGCTGCACAGTGCCGACCGCACCGACGAGCACCCGCTGGTCATTGCCGGAGGGCACGCCGCGTTCAACCCGGAGCCGATCGCGGACTTCATCGATGTCGCCGTCGTGGGGGACGGTGAGCAGGCGGTGCTCGCGATCTCGGACATCATCGGTGACGCGAAGGCCGCCGGCCGGGCCACGCGCCGGGAGCTGCTGGACGCCATCGCCGCCGCCGGGGTGGCCTACGTCCCGTCGAAGTACGAGGTCTCCTACCTGCCCGATGGGCGCATCCAGCGCGTCACCCCTGCGGATGCAGCCACCCCGTGGCGCGTGGCCAAGCACACCGTCACCGACCTCGACGAGTGGCCGTACCCCAAGGCGCCGCTGGTGCCGCTGGCCGAGACGGTGCACGAGCGGGCCTCGGTGGAGATCTTCCGGGGATGCACGCGGGGGTGCCGGTTCTGCCAGGCCGGCATGATCACCCGGCCAGTGCGGGAGCGGTCGAAGGCCACCGTGGCCGACATGGTCCAGACGTCGCTGGCCGCGACCGGTTTCGAGGAAGCGGGGCTGCTGAGTCTGTCCAGTGCGGATCACTCGGAGATCGGCGACATCGCCAAGGGGCTGGCCGACCTCTACGAGGGCACCAACACCGGCTTATCGCTGCCCTCGACCCGCGTCGATGCGTTCAACATCGACCTGGCCAACGAGTTGTCGCGCAACGGCCGGCGCTCCGGGCTCACGTTCGCCCCGGAGGGCGGCAGCGAACGTATCCGCAAGGTCATCAACAAGATGGTCACGGAGGAGGACCTCATCCGCACGGTGGCAGCTGCGTACGCCGCCGGCTGGCGACAGGTCAAGCTCTACTTCATGTGCGGGCTGCCGACCGAGACCGACGAGGACGTGCTGCAGATCGCCCGGATGGCCAAGGACGTGATCCGCACCGGGCGCGAGGTGTCGGGCCGCAAGGACATCCGCTGCACCGTTTCGATCGGCGGGTTCGTGCCGAAGCCGCACACCCCGTTCCAGTGGGCCGCGCAGCTCGGGTGGCAGCAGACGGACGCCCGTCTGGCGTTGCTGCGCGAGGCCATCCGGTCGGACCGGGAGCTCGGCCGGGCGATCGGTTTCCGCTACCACGACGGCCGGCCCGGCATCGTGGAGGGGCTGCTGGCCCGCGGTGATCGGCGCATCGGTTCGGTCATCGAACAGGTGTGGCGCGACGGCGGCCGGTTCGACGGGTGGAGCGAGTACTTCGACTTCGACCGGTGGATGGCCGCGGCGCAGGCCGTGGGGATCGACGTGGACTGGTACACCACGCGGGAACGCGACCTGACCGAGGTGCTGCCCTGGGACCACATCGACTCCGGCTTGGACAAGGAATGGCTCTGGCAGGACTGGCAGGACGCGCTCGACGAGGTCGAGGTGGAGGACTGCCGGTGGTCTCCGTGCTTCGACTGCGGGGTTTGTGACCAGATGGGCACCGAGATCCAGGTCGGACCCACCGAACGCCCGATCCTGCCCATCGTGGGAGTGTCCTGA
- a CDS encoding DUF2344 domain-containing protein gives MRYAKRGRMRFASHRDFQRAWERALRRTRIPMAYSAGFSPHPKVSYAGAAPTGAASEAEFLEFSVVRAIDPDVARAALDAALPDGLDVVAIEPSAGPLSDRLRASRWRIEWSGDVRAAVAAFGASTSVEVERITKAGRRTIDVRALCSDLSVPQPGVLEVTVAHAEPTPRPAEVVSAIRSVFPELPDEPVLATRLVQGVPGDTGVRAPF, from the coding sequence GTGCGTTACGCCAAGCGCGGTCGGATGCGGTTCGCCTCCCACCGCGACTTCCAGCGGGCGTGGGAGCGTGCATTGCGCCGCACCCGGATCCCCATGGCCTATTCCGCGGGTTTCTCGCCGCATCCCAAGGTGTCGTACGCCGGCGCCGCGCCCACCGGTGCGGCCAGCGAGGCCGAGTTCCTGGAATTCAGCGTGGTGCGGGCCATCGACCCGGATGTCGCCCGGGCGGCTCTCGACGCGGCTCTGCCGGACGGTCTGGACGTGGTGGCCATCGAACCGTCGGCCGGGCCGCTGTCGGACAGGCTGCGTGCGAGCCGCTGGCGGATCGAGTGGTCCGGCGACGTGCGGGCGGCGGTCGCGGCGTTCGGGGCCAGCACCAGCGTCGAGGTCGAACGGATCACCAAGGCCGGGCGGCGCACTATCGACGTGCGGGCACTCTGCTCTGACCTATCGGTGCCGCAGCCCGGGGTGCTCGAGGTCACCGTGGCCCACGCCGAGCCGACGCCGCGGCCTGCCGAGGTGGTGAGCGCCATCCGGTCGGTCTTCCCGGAGTTGCCCGACGAGCCGGTGCTCGCGACCAGGCTGGTCCAGGGCGTGCCCGGTGACACAGGGGTCCGGGCGCCCTTCTGA
- a CDS encoding Rne/Rng family ribonuclease, translating to MDDEVQDSEQFSDGGERARRRRRAAGRPAGPPQPHPHEAPEIPADEEPVVQVDQAPETPANQVPESAEGQVPETPVTEPPALEAPQSDEDGSRDLVVPDVSMTDPFHVGPLESQPEPEVETDEVFELDEDEPIMATAFFLAPEIEIEEVDTEPVPARSRQRGKKRPPRDDDGGQGDAKAEPAAEAETEAEESSGDDEGAGSKRRRRRRRRGGGGETADEETGTKDEVTSVKGSTRLEAKRQRRREGRDAGRRRSPIVTEAEFLARRESVDRVMVVRGMDDRTQIAVLEDKILVEHYVTRERNASMIGNVYLGKVQNVLPSMEAAFVDIGRGRNAVLYAGEVNWEGAGLEGQPKRIELAMQPGDTVLVQVTKDPVGHKGARLTSQISLPGRYLVYVPNGRMTGISRKLPDKERSRLKKALRAALPEDAGVIVRTAAEGATEEQLASDVARLSAQWESITEKTQTAKSPSPLYSEPDLAIRVVRDIFNEDFSELIVSGAQAQDTIEEYVGWVAPELKDRVKRWTDAEDVFSAYRVDEQITKALDRKVLLPSGGSLVIDRTEAMTVVDVNTGRFVGQGGNLEETVTRNNLEAAEEVVRQLRLRDVGGIIVVDFIDMVLESNRDLVVRRLVECLGRDRTKHQVAEITSMGLVQMTRKRIGQGLLETFSEPCEHCNGRGVRVQTEPVGSRRRRPPGPIPGAPTNSSKPEDAPAEPEGVAENG from the coding sequence ATGGACGATGAGGTCCAGGACAGCGAGCAGTTCAGCGACGGTGGCGAGCGTGCCCGTCGGCGCCGTCGGGCAGCCGGCCGGCCGGCCGGACCGCCCCAGCCCCACCCGCACGAGGCACCGGAGATCCCGGCGGACGAGGAACCGGTGGTGCAGGTGGACCAGGCGCCGGAGACCCCGGCGAACCAGGTGCCGGAGTCAGCAGAGGGCCAGGTGCCGGAGACCCCGGTGACCGAGCCGCCGGCGCTCGAGGCGCCACAGTCCGATGAGGACGGGTCCCGGGACCTCGTGGTGCCGGACGTGAGCATGACCGACCCCTTCCACGTGGGCCCGCTCGAGTCACAGCCGGAACCCGAGGTCGAGACCGACGAGGTGTTCGAACTCGACGAGGACGAGCCGATCATGGCCACGGCCTTCTTCCTGGCCCCGGAGATCGAAATCGAAGAGGTCGACACCGAACCTGTGCCGGCGCGCTCCCGCCAGCGCGGCAAGAAGAGGCCGCCGCGCGATGACGACGGGGGTCAGGGTGACGCGAAGGCCGAGCCGGCCGCCGAGGCCGAGACCGAGGCGGAGGAGTCCAGCGGTGACGACGAGGGTGCCGGCAGCAAACGTCGTCGTCGTCGGCGCCGCCGTGGCGGGGGCGGGGAGACTGCCGACGAGGAGACTGGTACTAAGGACGAAGTCACGTCGGTGAAGGGCTCCACCCGACTGGAGGCCAAGCGGCAGCGCCGGCGGGAGGGTCGCGATGCCGGCCGTCGCCGTTCCCCCATCGTCACCGAGGCCGAATTCCTCGCCCGCCGGGAGAGCGTCGACCGGGTCATGGTCGTGCGGGGGATGGACGACCGCACCCAGATCGCGGTGCTGGAGGACAAGATCCTCGTGGAGCACTACGTCACCCGCGAACGCAATGCGAGCATGATCGGCAACGTCTACCTGGGCAAGGTGCAGAACGTGCTGCCGTCGATGGAGGCGGCCTTCGTCGATATCGGCCGGGGCCGCAACGCGGTGCTCTACGCTGGCGAGGTGAACTGGGAAGGGGCCGGGCTCGAGGGCCAGCCCAAGCGCATCGAGCTGGCCATGCAGCCTGGCGACACTGTGCTCGTGCAGGTGACCAAGGACCCGGTTGGGCACAAGGGCGCCCGCCTCACCAGTCAGATCTCGCTGCCGGGCCGGTACCTGGTCTATGTGCCCAACGGCAGGATGACCGGCATCAGCCGCAAACTGCCCGACAAGGAGCGCAGCCGGCTCAAGAAGGCGCTGCGCGCGGCCCTGCCCGAGGATGCCGGGGTCATCGTGCGCACCGCGGCGGAGGGTGCCACCGAAGAGCAGTTGGCCTCGGACGTGGCCAGGCTGTCAGCGCAGTGGGAGAGCATCACCGAGAAGACCCAGACGGCCAAGTCGCCGTCGCCGTTGTACTCCGAGCCGGATCTGGCCATCCGCGTGGTGCGCGACATCTTCAACGAGGACTTCAGCGAGTTGATCGTGTCCGGTGCCCAGGCGCAGGACACCATCGAGGAGTACGTGGGCTGGGTGGCCCCGGAACTCAAGGACCGTGTGAAGCGCTGGACCGACGCCGAGGACGTCTTCAGCGCCTACCGGGTCGACGAGCAGATCACGAAGGCGCTCGACCGGAAGGTCCTGCTGCCCAGCGGCGGGTCCCTGGTCATCGACCGGACCGAGGCGATGACCGTGGTCGACGTCAACACCGGTCGCTTCGTGGGGCAGGGAGGCAACCTGGAGGAGACGGTCACGCGCAACAACCTCGAGGCGGCCGAGGAGGTCGTGCGGCAACTGCGCCTGCGCGACGTCGGCGGGATCATCGTCGTGGACTTCATCGACATGGTCCTGGAGTCCAACCGGGACCTGGTCGTCCGGCGGCTCGTGGAGTGCCTGGGCCGTGACCGGACCAAGCACCAGGTCGCTGAGATCACCTCAATGGGGCTCGTGCAGATGACCCGCAAGCGCATCGGTCAGGGCCTGCTCGAGACGTTCAGCGAGCCGTGCGAGCACTGCAACGGCCGCGGCGTGCGGGTTCAGACCGAACCGGTGGGCTCGCGGCGCAGGCGCCCGCCGGGGCCGATCCCGGGGGCGCCGACGAACTCGTCGAAGCCCGAGGACGCACCCGCCGAGCCGGAGGGCGTCGCCGAGAACGGCTGA
- the rplU gene encoding 50S ribosomal protein L21, with product MYAIVRTSGHQEKVAVGDELLLNRVTGEPGAAVELAPVLLVVDGDNVTSDPSTLSGAKVTAEVVEHRRGPKIDIQKYKNKTGYRRRQGHRQEQTVVKVTGIELGA from the coding sequence GTGTACGCGATCGTGCGGACCAGTGGTCACCAGGAGAAGGTGGCTGTTGGCGATGAGCTGCTGTTGAACCGAGTGACCGGCGAGCCCGGCGCTGCGGTGGAATTGGCCCCCGTCCTGCTCGTCGTCGACGGTGACAACGTGACCTCCGACCCCAGCACGCTGTCGGGCGCGAAGGTCACCGCCGAGGTGGTCGAGCACCGCCGAGGCCCCAAGATCGACATCCAGAAGTACAAGAACAAGACCGGCTACCGCCGCCGCCAGGGTCACCGTCAGGAGCAGACCGTGGTGAAGGTGACCGGCATCGAGTTGGGAGCCTGA
- the rpmA gene encoding 50S ribosomal protein L27 translates to MAHKKGAASTRNGRDSNAQRLGVKRFGGQEVNAGEILVRQRGTHFHPGDNVGIGKDDTLFALTAGTVDFGTKRGRRVVNVLA, encoded by the coding sequence ATGGCACACAAGAAGGGTGCAGCCAGCACCAGGAACGGCCGCGACTCCAACGCCCAGCGCCTCGGTGTCAAGCGCTTCGGTGGCCAGGAGGTCAACGCCGGCGAGATCCTCGTCCGTCAGCGCGGCACCCACTTCCACCCCGGCGACAACGTCGGCATCGGCAAGGACGACACCCTGTTCGCCCTGACCGCAGGGACCGTGGACTTCGGCACCAAGCGCGGTCGCCGGGTCGTCAACGTCCTGGCCTGA